In Heterodontus francisci isolate sHetFra1 chromosome 5, sHetFra1.hap1, whole genome shotgun sequence, one DNA window encodes the following:
- the wnt3a gene encoding protein Wnt-3a, whose amino-acid sequence MEIMPSVAEGVKIGIQECQHQFRGRRWNCTTIEDSLAIFGPVLDKATRESAFVHAIASAGIAFAITRSCAESTANICGCDNRHKGQPGEGWKWGGCSEDVEFGCMVSREFADARENRPDARSAMNRHNNEAGRMAILDHMHLKCKCHGLSGSCEVKTCWWSQPDFRVIGDYLKDKYDSASEMTVEKHRESRGWVETLSPKYTLFKAPTERDLVYYESSPNFCNPNPQTGSFGTQDRKCNITSHGIDGCELLCCGRGHDTRTEKHMEKCHCIFHWCCHVSCQECIRIYNVHTCK is encoded by the exons ATGGAAATTATGCCGAGCGTGGCAGAAGGAGTGAAAATTGGGATTCAGGAATGCCAGCATCAGTTTCGAGGCAGGAGATGGAACTGCACGACTATAGAGGATAGTTTGGCGATCTTTGGACCTGTGTTAGATAAAG CAACAAGGGAATCTGCTTTTGTTCATGCCATCGCCTCGGCAGGCATCGCCTTTGCCATTACCCGTTCATGTGCCGAGAGTACTGCAAATATCTGTGGCTGTGACAACCGGCACAAGGGGCAGCCAGGGGAAGGCTGGAAGTGGGGAGGCTGCAGTGAAGATGTCGAGTTTGGGTGCATGGTGTCCCGAGAGTTTGCGGACGCCCGAGAGAACAGACCAGATGCACGCTCCGCCATGAATCGGCACAACAATGAAGCAGGCCGCATG GCCATTTTGGaccacatgcacctgaagtgcaagTGCCATGGGCTATCAGGGAGCTGTGAAGTGAAAACATGCTGGTGGTCACAGCCTGACTTTCGTGTGATTGGAGATTACTTAAAAGATAAGTACGACAGTGCCTCTGAGATGACCGTGGAGAAACATCGGGAGTCCAGAGGTTGGGTGGAGACCCTTAGTCCCAAGTACACCTTATTTAAAGCTCCAACAGAGAGAGATTTAGTCTACTATGAATCTTCACCGAACTTCTGCAATCCCAACCCTCAGACCGGCTCATTTGGCACACAGGACCGAAAGTGCAATATCACGTCGCACGGAATTGATGGATGTGAGTTACTATGCTGTGGCCGTGGACATGACACAAGGACTGAGAAACATATGGAGAAGTGTCACTGCATCTTCCACTGGTGCTGTCATGTCAGCTGCCAAGAATGCATACGCATCTATAACGTTCATACTTGTAAGTAG